The stretch of DNA TGTTGGACCCGGTGATGTTTCTGTTGGTTTTCATTGACTTGCTACCCTCATCTTATTAGGGAGAAAAGATTTAGATACGCCTAATTGATGTGGGTGTTTCCTAGCACTATGCTGgttttttgtggttgttgattgAGGCCATTAGAGGGTGCATTTGATGGCAATCTGATATTTTTAATCCTCAAAATTTTACCATTGGTAAATTGCCTATAATAATCTGCAATGATGTAAACATTTTGGATGTAGTTGATCAATCTACCATCCTTAAAATATTGAATGCAGGATTGGAAGACATGTTTAGTTTTTGTCAGCTGTTGGCTCGGTTAGAGTTTTTACCTTTGCAACATCAGTTTCtgattcccccccccccccccccccaaatggTTGGTAATACATGGAAGCTAATCAACTCTCAGTTTCACTCGGAACATGAAATGATATTTATGCAATATAACTATATGAGAAAATTCTAGCCCTACCCCTTTATCATGATCAAAGTTTAAAACATTTGTTTTTATGGTTGTAATAGCTATCAAGATGCAGCAGAAAGGGATGTCAAGAGATATGAGAGATCATTCAAAATGCTTCCTCCTGCACACAAGGTTTATATTTGTATTATCATCACATGTTTTCCTTTATTTTTAACCTAGTTGCTCTTTGCTAACTACATTAGAGttcattttttattttattagctcATCTAATGCTGTGCGCTCTCCCTCACCTATGGCATTTCTGTGTAGGAACTTCTTTTCCACCTTGGTCTGAAGTACCAAAGACTCAGATGGTAACATTTTGTGCTTCATGCTTGTAATCATATAGTACTGATAAATAGTTCTCCTGCTTTGTATATGAGATTTTCCAACATGCTCTATCTTCATGGGGCTCTTCATTGGAACATTTGAGCCAATGCTCATTTAGAATAGTTCTCCAATTTTTGTTGATTAACTTGTCTTTGGTTTGATACTGCTGCACAACTTAGATGTATGGATACAGCGTGTGTGGATAGCGTATGGTCATTTATGTAAAAAGGCCTTTATGCTTACTGCTGATAGATTTGCTGCTTTTATTTGACACTTTATTGCTTGACAGGTGTATATCCATGAATGCAGCTTTTATCATGAACATGCTTGAGGTATGATCTTTTGAGACTGTTTATCTGATGATATCTGCAATGCACATGTTTTTCGAAAACTGCAATGCACATGATGGCATTATTAAAAGTGAAAAATTGCAGGCATTTGAACCTCCTTTCGACATGAGTCAGTATGTAAATGTCAGTGGTCATGACCATCCATCAAACATGCATGACCACAGTCATGTGGATTGCACTCATTCCAGTGGGAGGGGTGATTGCTCTTCAATTTCTATCTCCAGAAGCAATTCGCAATTGGATGGACAGCATTGTAACCCCAAAGAAGATGCTAGTACTCATGAATCTTCAAGAGAAACTGAAAGTAAAAAGGCACGACCTGTCTGAATCCTTCTTTTATATATAGATGGGTGCTTTCGTGCACAATTCACTTTTAGATAATTTCAGTGGCGATATGCTGTTGAAGATTCCATTGTGTTGCATGTAGAATTTGACTGATTAAATATATAAATATCTAACAGGACGAGGAAGAGCACATGGCAGGCTGTTCCCAGCCTCTTGGCAGTGACTTGGGAACATCCCAGGGTGTAGATGTATCATGTAATGGTGATACAGATGCAAGCACAGCTGCTTATTGTCAAGATAAAGATGTCTCTTCATCTTCTGCTGTTGATAATGTAAGCTCTATTTGCATGATGTAAGCTGTTGATAGTTCTCAATTGCATAATGCAGGATATTATTATGCTATCATATTTGAATTCCATTATCATGAATCTCAAGGATATAGCATGCTTTCTAAATGGGAAATATTCCACGTACAACTGAAATTGTGGACACACGTCTAGATTTCAAATTTCAATAATTAATCAATTGTGCCAAGATACTTTCACAGAACCAAATTTCCGAACATTTTAAGACAGGATATCGCACATCATTTTGCAAATTACTTTTGGCCTATCGAGCAGATGAGCACTGACCTTTTTCTGTGCATCATGCACTGATTCCGGGAATCCTCTTCTAAATCCTTTTGGTATCTTCCGCTCACAGATAATTTGTTCAAATATCTATGGAATATGAATTCCTGTTTCATTGTTTTAGGTAACACCACGACGTTGCACAGGTTCATTGTTCAAGTTGAATGTTCCTCCAATAGATGTTGACAAGGTAAGTGGTGTTCTGATTCAATCCATTTTGCAGATAGAGTGATAATACAATTATATACGTGGAAGTTAGCCAAGGGTGTATTAGTTGACAACCAAAGAAGTATGCAATGTTGCTGCTTTTCATTTGAACTGCTTTCCATTTATGCCCATGAAATTTTAATTGCTGAAACTgctgtatttttctgatttctgTGTGCATTTGTGTGTGAAGTTAATGGTTTCCCCATACATGCAATTACTCACCAGTTTGCTTGTTGTTTTGGACATTCTCTATTGTTTGCTGCTTCTATTAGTCATCTTGTTATGTTTCATGCAGGTAAGATGCATTGTAAGAAATATTGTGAGAGATTGGGCTGAGGAGGTAATTTTCTATTCTACTGTAAATAGCTTGAAGCAGAGTTCTTTTCCAGTGCACTGATataactattgaaaatactgctGTTTTTTTCTATTTATATTGTTCCAGGGTCAAAAGGAACGTGATGAGTGCTACAAGCCCATTCTTGAGGAGCTTAATCGTCTTTTTCCTAACCGGAGTAATCAGAGGTAAACCTTCCCCTTTTCGCTTCAATAATGAGGTTCCCTGATCTTTCAGCAGTAAAAACTAAAAAAGACATATTTTTGTGACATTATTTTTTTTAATCTTTGCTCACAACTGTGCTTGCATGGATTGTGCATGCATGTATGTACATGTTGCTGTTCCTTTTTTACTTGTGGGTGTGCTAGTTTGTTACCAGTAATGACAAAAAAGCTGTTTTTGCCTTCAATCAGGGCCCAGAACCCTGTGAGGTTGTAACTTTGTTATTTTCACATTGTCCACTTAATCTAAGCATCATATGAACAAAAATTTAGCAAAATTCTCCTCACAGATTGCCTTCGTATGCGTTTAATTATGTAGCATACTAGCATATCACCTGTACTTATACCTTCTGCTAGCTATGGATGATCATTGCAAGCATCTCAACCTAAGAAATAAACAGAAGATACTTTGGTATTCATGTTACTCTTGCTTTGTTGATATTTATATTTGTTGAACTTCATAGGCCTCCTTCATGTCTAGTCCCTGGTGCTGGGCTTGGGAGATTGGCGCTGGAGATATCTTCTCTGGGTACCACAATAAAATTCTAGATAAAAAATTAGCTAAAATTCTTGGGGAACTGTTGAGATATTTCTTGATGTTGTATTTTTTTTAACCTTGAACAGGTTTTGTAAGCCAGGGGAATGAGTTCTCATATTACATGCTGATTTGTTCAAGTTTCATCCTGAACCAGTATGACAATCTATTAAATATAAGCTACACACCATCTATTTATTGTTCATACTTTATAATGCTAATGATATTTCTATTCTTACCAGCACCCAAGAGGCTAATGAATGGACTATATATCCTTGGATACACAGTAACTGCAATTCTCTTTCAGATAATGATCAACTTCGGCCTGTTTCATTTCCTGATATTCATCCCTCAAGGTACCTATTATCCCATGTGTATCATATCAGCGTAGCTACTGACTGCGAAAGATAGGTATAGAATACCTTTGCAATATGACGTGCTTCCTACTGTCCCTACAAAAATATGACCTTTGAATGTTGAAATATTTGTATTTAGTAGTCAAATGTGCTTTCATATTTTGGATGTCTAATCTGAACTTCATTTTATCTGGAGTTCGTTTTTAACACTTGGGCATGTTTCAGTCATTTGGCATTATAAATAATGTAGGTAAAAACTGAGTATTTGCTTGCATTGGTGCCCATATGTCTTGCAAAAAACAGATATgttgatttttattttttattttatttgcgTTGATACTCAGCTTATGTATTTCCGAGTCCTTTTCTATCAACAGTGCAGGTATCACGGAGGGATTTTCAATGTGTGCTGGGGATTTTGTAGAGGTCTACAATGAGGAAAGCCAAGAATGTGAGATGACTCAATGATATGTACATTCTTTATGAATATAGATAGTAGACAGCATGAGTCCAAAATGTTTTATTTTTTAATTTCAACACACTTTTAAATAATCTAACATTCTTTTAAATAAAGGGGTATGTTTCAGAATCAGCATAGCTCTGTGTTTGCTTTGGTCTTAATGTAGTACCATTTGCTACAGCTTTACGACCTGATTGCAGGCTGACGTTCAATGTATTCGCCTTTATTTCTCACCTTACACCTTTTGTTTTGAATCTGTATGATGGAGCAATGCAATTTGAACATTCTGTGCGATACTATCTGTTGTTCCAGCTGCATGGGATGCTGTTGTAACTTGCTTCTTCCTGGATACGGCACACAATATTGTTGAATATATTGAGATCATATCAAAAGTTCTCAAGGATGGTGGGGTGAGTTCTTCCGCTCTAGGAATCATCACGAAGTATTTATTTTTTGTAAACCAATTGCAGAGAAGTTCACAGTTCAGTGATTTTTGTAAACTTGCCATTGTTAAAGCTGTTCCTCGACTCATATTTATTCTTTGTGCTGATTTCGATCAACAGGTCTGGATAAACTTGGGTCCTCTTCTATACCACTTTGCTGATTCATATGGGCCAGATGATGTAATTAACTAACTTCCATTATGCACAATGTAAGGTGTATCTTTTCTTTGAAGTTGCCTGATTTATCTCCTTGAACTCAGGATATGTCTATTGAACTAAGTTTGGAAGATGTGAAAAAGGTTGCCTACCATTATGGATTTGTGATGGAGGTGAGGGTTTATGGATTAAATTTATATCTGGTTGATTATGATAATCTGTTATTGTTCTCGTGGGTTACTTTGATATATGATTTGCAGgtagagaaaatgatagaaacTACTTACACTGCAAATATGAGAGCAATGATGCAGGTAACCTTCTAAGCTTTAAGGTGATGTTTTTCCAATTCAGTATCTCCAAATAGCTAGGGGTTGTTTAATATGTGAGGTTCATTCTATGATTTCTTATTTTCGTGCATTGATTTTAACCTCATTTCACATAATCAGCTGGTGGGCTGGGTAAGTTTTAATGACTGAAGTATTGTTATTCACATGATTAGTTGCTGGTCTTGGTGCATATAGGGTAATCTAACTTTTGAAAGCTCTAGTTCTGAAAAGTTGGGGTTATAGCTATGCTGAATTCTGTTGATTGACATCTGACATTCCACTCCCTGCTGATTTATTGTGAATGTCTGTGAGCCTCTTGTATTATCACAGTATGATAACCAAAATCTTATTTGTACATTGATTGAGTTGCAGAATCGATACCGTGCAGCATTCTGGACAATGAGGAAGAATGCATCTCGGGCAAAGGCTCAGAAGCATTGTTGAAGTGAAACTCAACATCTGTGGTACACAAGCTAATAGGCCGAACATGGATCTGTCCAGTGCGTGTTTATCCAGGCTGGGGCAACTGGGATGATCTTTTCGTGCGATCATTTTTTCACCATTGTATTCGAACTTTACACAAACCGGACCACGACAAATCTAGATAGCCATATCAGATTAGCTGCCTGATTCACATAGAATATAATTGGCATCACACAGGAAAGGGAGATATGTCTCTGCTCGCACTGTTTTAGTGGCATAGGAGAAAAGGATGAGCTAGCTAGCGTACAAGGTGTCTGTTAATTTGGTTTGGAGGGAGATGCATTAATGGCAGAATTGTGACTCTCGACTTGTGATCTATAAGCAATGACTCCAAAGGTGTATAATTTGTGAATTGAACTGTACCATGATTTATTGAACTCCATCCACTATATGTTCCACCAACGCCGAAGCTGAAATTTTTGCTGTAcacgaagctgaatagaatttGTGTTCAATATTTTTGAAGAGTACAAAATGGCTTTATCCGCCATTGTAACGTGCGTGACCAGACCATTTCAAAAGTGTAATAAAGTCACCAGGTAGACACTCCCGGAAGGGGGAAAAAATAGACATTGTTAATTTATTTATTTAGCAAAgatagaaaaaggaaaaaatatCGCCGTTGCTGTCAGTATGCGAAGTTAAGCAATTAAATAATAAATGGAACGAGAATATGGGTGTTAGCAGGGGAGGAAACACTTGCTAATTGTATAGCACAGCTGTTTTTACTTTTGTGCGCTTGCTAATGATCGGTGATGAAAGCTCATGCCTGGGTGGCGGGACCATGATGTGATACGCAGCGTATTCTTCTGTATGTAAATGTATTGTAGTTGTGTATTGTGTGGAAGAATTTCTTTCACAGTTCCACGGACAGATGTTCTCGCTATTCTCGTGTAGTTGTCCATCAAGCGGGTATTTGATCTAAGTACTGATACTTTTAAGTATTAAATTTTAGCACTAGTTTCTTCAAAGATAAGTGCTAACGGGGTGGATTAAATTTTAGccaagacttgaaaactaggTTACGAGTGCTAATAGATGTAAAAGTTTAGCATCCATCTTTAATACATCCAAACAGGTCTCAGAACTGTCCCAAATGTATGTACCGCTCGACGCTCGTGTGAGCTTGAATCATCCAATCACCACAAAAATCTCACACAAACATTTTCTGAGCAGTCTACCTGTTGACATGGTTGGACGTACACGGCATAAAAACCGCTGACGCTTCCATCTCATTGTAATCAAACACGAAATGGACCGTATTGGTGGTGGAGGGGACTAACTTCGTATAGAGTAGAACGAACAGGGGACCGGAGCCAGCCAAAGCCTGGCGAGGACAATTTCGCCTTGAATGGAATGAAGATGTTGCGGCGTGGAAGCTGCAGAACAAAGCAGCCTGTTATTACTTGCGGGAATCAAGAATCGCTTTGTGCTATGCAACTGCTCCAGAACCAGTTGCTCCAGTCAGAATGATGGGTGCTTGAGCTAGGATAAGTCGTCGATGAACACCCACAAGCACAATGCTTTTCAACAAATGCCGTCTCATATCACTGAACCCAACGACGACAGAGAACTCGTGCAGCCATAACATCAACCCCGTTCAGGTGTTGGACCCAGGCGTCGCCGCGGCAGGCTGGCACTGGCAGGGCTCAAGtccagattctagaagatatgaaGAACGAGTTCTAAACTTAGATTATTAAACACGATTAGCCTAAAATAGTTAAAAAAAAGACGCCGTTGCCGGGGATCGAACCCGGGTCACCCGCGTGACAGGCGGGAATACTCACCACTATACTACAACGACTCTGCTGGGTTGCTTCAAAATTCCGTATTCATAATCACATAAAATAGGCTATACACTAAAGCCACTTTGTAAAGTAAAGTACGAACTATAAAGAATACAGCATACACACACTATCAGTTGTACCTTAACCTGATGATCAGGCAACACTTGGATCAGAAAGCGCGGGCGAGCTTTACCAATTACCAAATAACTAAATTGCGCAAAGTGCCTTTAATTTGCATCCGCACCAAAAGCACCAATATTCCACTCGACGCCAACTCCCAAATCCCAACTTGACGCACTTTTCTGCTAGAGACTCAGCACGGCCCGCTTCAGCCTTTGCACGCGTACATGTCGTACGGCTCTACTTTCAGATCAAAAGACACACACACCCTTCGATCGTGCACTCAAAAGATGTCACAGAGTGCACCATGCACTGCACGAACCACGCGCACGCCCGGCGGCCCGAGCAACTAGGCGCGGAGGGCGCAGTCCCTCGGCAGGAACCCGACCCGCCCGGCCACCAGATCGTACACGACCTCCACGTTCTGCATCTGGAAGCTCCCGAGCACCGCTCCcggcccaccgccgccgccgtcgtccatcCTCCGGAACAGCAGGCACTTGACCACCACGGAGTCCCTCACCGCGGTCACCGGGTAGTAGCTGCTCAGCTTGGGCAGCGTGAgcctggcgccgccgccgaggtgGAGGCTGATCGCCGGCAGCCGGTCCTCCGCCGCGCACGGCGCCCGCGCGCAGGGGACCCTGAAGCAGCGGTCGAAATCCGTGCGCGCCTCCAGCTCGCGCGACCGCTCGTACGGCGCGGCCGCGCTGAGGGACGACAGCAGCGACGCGTAGAACGGGTCCGGGAGGTGCGTGTACGTCGTCCCGGTGTCGACGAGCACCCCGCCGTCGCCTCGGGGGTCGACGCTGCTCAGGCTCGGGGgagcggcggccatggcggccgcGCCGGAGCCGTCGTCTCCTAGCAGGCTGACACCCTCCAGGCCGATGTAGTAGAAGTTTGGGTAGGTGACGCTCCTCAGCATCGGGGTGAAGACGAAGCCGTCCGTCGCCGCCGACAGCGCGAGGTCGCCCATCACCAGGGGGCTGGTGACGTTGGGGTTCCTCGCGAACCGGAAGCCGAGGAAGCAATGGGAAAAGCCCTTGCCCAGGAACCCTAGCTGGGAGGGCAGGGACAGCGTGCCCTTGCCGAACCCGGCAATGCCGATCGGCTCCCTGATGGAGCTGCCCACACAGCCGAAGCTGAAGCCCGGGAACTCCACGGGAGACAGAGGATCAATGCCGTGTATGCTTCCATGGAGTGTCACAGAGTCCCTTGCAAGGGAGCCCAGGACCAGTGCTCCGCCACCGTAGGTGTAGGAGAAGGGAGGGCAAGGTCTTGGGCACAGACCACTGGTGAAGGCAGGGATGTCGCAACCCGCTGCTGCGCACGGATCAAACCTGTTGTCGGAGCTGTGGACGTCGACGCAGAAGCGGCTCCCGCAGAGGTCCATCGTGCTCGACGAGGATTGAGTCGGCAAGAACATTGGAGTTGGCTTAGAGGAGCTGTGGTCATTGACACACTCCATGCACTGGTAGCTGGTGGTGCCACAGGGGACCCAGGTGAGGTCACTCCCTGTGTCCAGGTACACTTGGAAGACCTGTGGGGGTGTGCCAAGGTTCAGGGACAGCAAGTAGCCATCTGTGTATGCTGTTACTGGTTCTATGATGTCCAAGAAGTCGTAGTTTGTGGAGTTCAGTAGTGTCATGGATGGAGTATTCAGAGATCTGACATGGCTAAGGCCAAGGACAAGGCTGTTCGGAATCTGGGATTTGGTATCTGTTGCCTGGGAATTGAAGAAGCTGGATATGATGCAAAGAAGAACGATGTATATGTAAATGAAAGGATGCATATTGTGTGATGAGCAGAAGAAGAGAACTAGCGGTATTTATAAGCCTTAGAAAGTTGTGTACATCAATAGAAATATTTAATTTGCAATTAATAATACAAGTAATATTCAAGGCCATTCTTAGCTGGAAACTAACTTCAGCTACATATATGCTGATGATCAAAGGCACTCAATGATGCTGCTATGATGATAATTTATATTTGCGAATGATAGGGCTGTGTGTACCAAAAAAGATGATCAGGTAGTGAGCAGGAGATAAATGTGTTCATATCATATTATTATTAAAAGTCATGCTATGCAAGAATATCTATTTCAGTGTTTGTAGCAGGTTTGGCATTGTATGGCCAACATAACAAACATAAAGGGACTGCTTTTGATGTCAAGAGGGTCACTTTCCAAGCATCTCATTAGCTGGTATCTAGGAGGATCATAGTATTTTGAATCACTTCTGACACCTTCAACCTTTATCCTCTTCCATTTGTCCTTTATTAATAGAGAGCAATGCTAATCCAACAGAAACATGCATTTGTTGATTGTACTAGAAATGCAGTTCTATTCTGGGATCCAGGAATTCTTTCTTTTTGTATTTCCTTTCTATGCTGGATCCCACAAATGGTCCCTCTATAATTACAACAGgataatacatgaaaaatatgCATATTAGAGAACTTTTGCAAAAGCTTTCTTGGTTTCAGTTTGTTTATACATCCAGCTTAGACATGTTCAGGAACTTAAGCCTTAATTCATGTTGAACCTAATAGCAGTTTGCTGGATATTTAACGAATTCCGACTAACAAGGAGACTACAACAGGTCTCAAGAATAATGGGGTAAAGTTAAATGAAGAGAAAAGATACTTGGTTCATTGCCCTTTCTTGGTCCATGATGATCAAAATGAATGGGAAAAAAGGGAAGAAACGTGACTACAACAGGGGTAAATGATGGTTCTCAAAATTCAAAAGTGGAATTGAAGTGATGGCATAAACCTGAGTTTCAAATATATAAGCATTGGACTTACAAATGGATTAAAGTATATGAGGCACATGCACTTATAGCCAAAAATATCAACAGAGCATCCAGAAAACGAGTTGAGCAGTTTGGATCACAGCAAAGAATCTGAATTACCAGCGTAGCTGCATTAGTGACTACTGAATAGTGCAAATCTGTACATAGCTGTAAATGGATGTACAGATGATTGGATATCGTGGCTGTAGCCTGTACATGAATGCACATTCCCCTAGTCAACATGCCGCTTGGCCAGTGTCTTCTTGAGACCTCTTAAGATCTTGGAAAACCACATTACATTCATTATGAATAGTATAGTGGGGGCAACAGATATCAGAAGACAAGCAAAAGTGTCCATCTGCTTAACCTGTCAATAAGAAGGCATCAACTCATAAATTTATGTGTGAGTGGTAGTATTTTGTATACTGAATTTATCAGAACCACCAAGCACCTGATCATAATTCATAAAGATGTGATAAAACAAGTAGATGAACAGAATTATCCTAGCCACCTGCATAAAGGAATTTATTCTTCAATATTAGCACACCAAGATACAATGAGATCCGATAAATAGCCATAACAAAAGGACATCATGTTGATAATGCCAAAAACAATGGCATCCCCTTGAAGTTAGTGTCCCTGTATACTAGTGATGGGATATGCTCTGACATTGTAAAAGTGACCAGTGAGTGCTTACCAGCCAGGTAACAAACATTGCAATTCCGTTGATAAGGTATGCTTTGGAATTTTTCCTTCCAGCGACATCAAGGAACCTTGATGAAATAGAGGTAGAACAACAGGTTAGATGGATTGAAAGATGATAACATCCAACAATTTTTTTTTGCATAAATTCACATTTTTTTTTTGCGTAAATTCACTGACCATCGTAGATTGATTCCTGGTGTTGTAGTTTCAGAGATGAGAACCATGTACGTGTATAGCTGTCCTTCCCCAGATAGCATAGCATATACAGCACAAACAAGTGATAGCATGTGGTGGAAAACCTGACAAAGGATGGCAGGAGTAAATGTTACAGGCAGATCATACAGGAGCTGAATTAGAGCAATAGGCCTAGGTTAAAAAAAAGGGGAGGGGGTGAGTGGGCTATGATGTGGCATTTTACTTACATACTCCATACCACCAAGGGAAGGGTAAAACCAAAATATCATGGCAAGATCGGCAATGAAGTATCCAACGGAGACCTGGTAAAAATAAGATGCAACTCATGAGGCAAGGAAACAGAACATATATACATTAAACAAGAAAG from Panicum hallii strain FIL2 chromosome 3, PHallii_v3.1, whole genome shotgun sequence encodes:
- the LOC112886706 gene encoding probable aspartyl protease At4g16563, with protein sequence MHPFIYIYIVLLCIISSFFNSQATDTKSQIPNSLVLGLSHVRSLNTPSMTLLNSTNYDFLDIIEPVTAYTDGYLLSLNLGTPPQVFQVYLDTGSDLTWVPCGTTSYQCMECVNDHSSSKPTPMFLPTQSSSSTMDLCGSRFCVDVHSSDNRFDPCAAAGCDIPAFTSGLCPRPCPPFSYTYGGGALVLGSLARDSVTLHGSIHGIDPLSPVEFPGFSFGCVGSSIREPIGIAGFGKGTLSLPSQLGFLGKGFSHCFLGFRFARNPNVTSPLVMGDLALSAATDGFVFTPMLRSVTYPNFYYIGLEGVSLLGDDGSGAAAMAAAPPSLSSVDPRGDGGVLVDTGTTYTHLPDPFYASLLSSLSAAAPYERSRELEARTDFDRCFRVPCARAPCAAEDRLPAISLHLGGGARLTLPKLSSYYPVTAVRDSVVVKCLLFRRMDDGGGGGPGAVLGSFQMQNVEVVYDLVAGRVGFLPRDCALRA
- the LOC112886708 gene encoding transmembrane protein 56-like isoform X1, whose protein sequence is MDFPVDPIMMYKYKAEVLLKEYLLADSYVLYAAVLGGILMCKLSYDITHMISSIYFKGYASLTKMRKIEWNNRGMSTAHAIFITIMSVYLVFLSGLFCDQLDGPVTFRSSHLSNFTLGVSVGYFIADLAMIFWFYPSLGGMEYVFHHMLSLVCAVYAMLSGEGQLYTYMVLISETTTPGINLRWFLDVAGRKNSKAYLINGIAMFVTWLVARIILFIYLFYHIFMNYDQVKQMDTFACLLISVAPTILFIMNVMWFSKILRGLKKTLAKRHVD
- the LOC112886370 gene encoding carnosine N-methyltransferase-like, with product MSERRYTEQEEALEIKSLRRIIAAYANYQDAAERDVKRYERSFKMLPPAHKELLFHLGLKYQRLRWCISMNAAFIMNMLEAFEPPFDMSQYVNVSGHDHPSNMHDHSHVDCTHSSGRGDCSSISISRSNSQLDGQHCNPKEDASTHESSRETESKKDEEEHMAGCSQPLGSDLGTSQGVDVSCNGDTDASTAAYCQDKDVSSSSAVDNVTPRRCTGSLFKLNVPPIDVDKVRCIVRNIVRDWAEEGQKERDECYKPILEELNRLFPNRSNQRPPSCLVPGAGLGRLALEISSLGFVSQGNEFSYYMLICSSFILNHTQEANEWTIYPWIHSNCNSLSDNDQLRPVSFPDIHPSSAGITEGFSMCAGDFVEVYNEESQESAWDAVVTCFFLDTAHNIVEYIEIISKVLKDGGVWINLGPLLYHFADSYGPDDDMSIELSLEDVKKVAYHYGFVMEVEKMIETTYTANMRAMMQNRYRAAFWTMRKNASRAKAQKHC
- the LOC112886708 gene encoding transmembrane protein 56-B-like isoform X2, translating into MISSIYFKGYASLTKMRKIEWNNRGMSTAHAIFITIMSVYLVFLSGLFCDQLDGPVTFRSSHLSNFTLGVSVGYFIADLAMIFWFYPSLGGMEYVFHHMLSLVCAVYAMLSGEGQLYTYMVLISETTTPGINLRWFLDVAGRKNSKAYLINGIAMFVTWLVARIILFIYLFYHIFMNYDQVKQMDTFACLLISVAPTILFIMNVMWFSKILRGLKKTLAKRHVD